From Deltaproteobacteria bacterium:
TCGAGGACGGCGACCAGTTGCCTGTTCCCTCCCGGCTCGAAGATATCATGAGCGATCCCGACTACGCCGATGCGATTGCCTATTTGGTCGTTTCAGTCCCTGACGCCAAACCCCGTATGGTCAGAGTGAATGTTACCGTACCAGAAATGACGTTGAAACAGATCGATGCTGCTGCTAAAAAACGCGGTATGTCACGATCGTCATTCTTAGTTCATGCTGCTCAGAATGCTATTCAATCGATCCAGTCCGACACATCCACTTGAATTTTTTCTGACGGATAACTACGTATTTTTTGGACACACTGAAACCATTTAAAGAATTCATCCAAAAAGAAGAGAGAGATACCGATGTCGAACGTTGTCGTGGTGGGAACCCAGTGGGGTGACGAGGGAAAGGGAAAAGTGGTGGATATGCTGGCCTCCAGGGCTGACGTGGTGGTCCGTTTTCAGGGGGGAAATAACGCCGGACACACCCTGGTGGTCAATGGGGAACAGACCATCTGCCACCTTGTTCCCTCTGGTATCCTTCACGATGGGAAAAGGTGTCTGATCGGAAACGGCGTGGTAGTGGACCCGGAGGTCCTCATCCATGAAATCGAGACCTTGAAGGGAAAGGGGGTCCGGGTGGGTCCCGAGAACCTAGCCCTGAGCGAGAAAGCCCACTTGATCATGCCCTACCACAAGGCCCTGGATCTGGCCCGGGAGGCAGCCAAGGGGAAAAAGAAGATCGGCACCACAGGCCGTGGAATCGGTCCCTGTTACGAGGACAAAGCGGCCCGAACCGGGATCCGGGCCGTGGACCTGCTGGAAACCGACACCCTGGAGGAAAAGATCCGGAGTAACCTGGTTGAAAAGAATTTCATCCTCAAGGAACACTTGGGGGCAGAGACCCTGGATTTCCAGTCCATCTTTGAAAGATATACCGCCATGGCCGAAATCCTGGGGCCCTATCTTACCGACGTCTCGGTCGAAATCGACAGGGAGACCAAGGCCGGCAAACGCATTCTCTTTGAGGGCGCCCAGGGAACCCACCTGGATATCGACCATGGGACCTACCCCTTTGTCACCTCTTCTAATCCTGTCTCGGGGGCCGCCTGCGTCGGGGCCGGGGTCGGCCCGGACAAGCTGCACCACGTGCTGGGGATTCTGAAAGCCTATACCACCCGGGTGGGTTCAGGGCCTTTCCCCACCGAACTTACGGACGAGATCGGCGACTACATCCAGGAAAAGGGGGCGGAATTCGGCGCCACCACGGGAAGGCGCCGAAGATGCGGGTGGCTGGACCTCGTCATGGCCCGGGACTCGGCCAGGCTCAACGGCCTTACCAGCCTCGGGATCACCAAACTTGACGTCCTTACAGGCCTTGAAAAACTCCGGATCTGCGTGGCCTACGATTGCCGGGGAGAAAGGCTGGATTCCAGACCGGCCAGTCTGAGAAAACTGGCTCAGTGTGTTCCTGTTTACGAGGAGTTGCCCGGCTGGCAGGAGGATATCTCATCGGCCAGAACCTTCGACCGATTGCCGGAGCCGACCCGGAATTGTCTGAAAAGAATCGAAGAGATCACCGGCGTGCCACTCTCCATTGTATCCGTGGGCCCGGGACGTGACCAGACCATCTTGTTGCGGGACCCCTTCGAAGGATGACGAAAAACCTTCCCCCAGGGCTTGTGCCCATTTTCCGGCCCAAGGCGTGCGGGCCCGGTGAACGATGATTCAAACCTATGCCCGTTTATGACAAAATCTATGACGTCATCGTGGTCGGGGCGGGCCATGCCGGCTGCGAAGCCGCCCTTGCAGCGGCCCGGATGGGTCATCCCACCCTGCTGCTGACTATCAACGTCGACCACATCGCCGCCATGAGTTGCAACCCTGCCATCGGCGGCCTGGCCAAGGGTCACCTGGTCAAGGAGATCGACGCCATGGGAGGGGAGATCGCTCAAAACGCAGACCAGACGGGCATTCAATTCCGCCGCCTCAACACCCGGAAGGGCTTGGCCGTTCAGGGATCCAGGTCCCAGAATGATATGGACCTTTACCGCAAGCGCATGAAGGGAGTGGTGGAGGCTCAGGCCAATCTGGATCTACGCCAGGCCATGGTGGACCGGCTCCTTGTGCGGGACGGGAAGATCCAGGGAGTGGAAACCAACATCCACGAGCAATTCCTGGGAAAGACCGTGATCCTCACTACAGGCACCTTTCTGAGGGGCCTCATCCACGTGGGACTGGACCACTTCCCCGCGGGGCGGATGGGAGATCCCCCTTCCAACCGACTCTCACAGCAGCTCCTGGAACTGGGGTTCGAGGTGGGCAGGTTGAAGACCGGCACCACCCCACGCCTCAACGGGAAAACGATCGATTTCAGCGGCCTTGAGGTCCAACCGGGAGACGACCCTCCCCGGCCTTTCTCCTTTTCCACCCGGGAAATCCCCCTGCCCCAGGTGCCCTGCCATATCACCTATACTACGGCAAAAACCCACGAAATCATCCGCTCGGGCCTGGACCGATCCCCCCTCTATGCCGGGATCATCACGGGCACAGGGGCCAGGTATTGTCCCAGCATCGAAGACAAGGTGGTCCGGTTTCCTGAAAAGGAAAGACACCAGATATTCCTGGAACCCCAGGGACTGGACACCCTGGAGGTCTATCCCAACGGTATCCCCACCAGCCTTCCCATAGACATCCAGGTCAAGATGGTCCGCTCCATTCCAGGCCTGGAAAAGGCTGAGATCGTTCGCCCGGGTTACGCCATCGAATACGATTATGTAGACCCCCTCCAACTCCTGCCCACCCAGGAGACCAAGCTCGTGGAGGGGCTCTTTCACGCCGGGCAGATCAACGGCACCTCCGGTTATGAGGAGGCCGCGGCCCAGGGCTTCCTGGCCGGGATCAATGCGGTTCTTAAGGTTCGGGGGGAAGAACCCCTCATCTTGGAAAGGTCCCGGGCTTATATCGGCGTGCTCATCGACGACCTGGTGACCCGGGGGACCCGCGAGCCTTACCGGATGTTCACTTCCCGGGCCGAATACCGCCTCTTGCTGCGGGAAGACAACGCTGATTTCAGGTTAAGGGACCTCGGTCACGAACTGGGCCTGGTGTCGGACGAGGTCTACAAGGAGTTTTGCAGGAAACGGGAGAAGACCGAAGAACTGCTCAGACGCCTTGAAGGGTTCACCCTGCGCCCCGATCCTTCGGTCCTGGACAGGCTGAAAGAAATGAACACCCCACCCATCAAGAACCTCACATCCCTGGCCCAGCTTCTCCGCAGAAACGAAGTGTTCATTGAACAATTGAAGGTCTTCGACCCGGAACTCGCCGACCTGGATCCCGCTGTGGCCGAAGAGGTGGAAACCCGGATCAAGTACCAGGGTTACATCGAGCGGCAGGAGCGGCAGGTGGAAAAGCTCAAAAGGATGGAGGCATTGAGGCTGCCTGAAGACCTGGACTACAATGCCGTCTACGGACTCACCCGGGAGGCCAGGGAAAAGCTCACAAAGGTGAAGCCCCGTTCCCTCGGCCAGGCATCCAGGATCTCCGGGATAACCCCGGCGGCCCTCATGGCCCTCCAGGTTCACCTCAAGCGTACCCTTCTCGCCCGGGATTCGACCTAAGAGCCATTAAGGATGACGAACCCTTCTCCTGCCTCCCACTCAAAAGTTCGTCCAGGACGGACTTGAATCCGGCATGGTTCTACAGTATGATGCCCCAAAATTCATCCAGCGAGGTTGCCCATGACAACAAAAAAGGTCTTGATCGCCACGAAAAAACCCTTCGCCGAATCCGCCAGAAACACCATGGTCCAGATGTTCAAGGAAGCGGGACTTGAACCCGTGGTACTTGAAAAATACGAGGATCCGGGGGAACTGCTCTCCGCCGTGTCGGACGTTGCCGCCATGGTCATCCGAAGCGACAAGGTGACGGAAGAAGTACTCGACGCGGCAAAGGAACTCAAGCTGGTGGTGCGGGCCGGCGCGGGTTATGACAATGTGGACTGTGAGGCGGCCAAGTCGCGCGGTGTCATCGTTGAAAATACGCCCGGCCAGAACGCCAACGCCGTTGCGGAGTTGACCATCGGCCTCATGGTGATGATGGCCCGCGGGAAGTACAGCGGCAAGCCGGGCACTGAACTGCGGGGGAAAAAGCTCGGTGTCCATGCTTACGGGAACATCGGGAAGATCGTCGCCTCCCTGGCAAAGGGTTTCGGTATGGAAGTCTGTGCCTTTGATCCCTTCATCGACCGATGCGTCTTTGATGAAAACGGTGTGGAATGCATGAGCTGCAGGGAAGACCTCTATGCATGCTGCGACTACGTCTCCCTGCACATCCCGGCAACTCCAGAGACGGTCCAGTCCATCAATTACGACATCCTTTCACGCATGAAGGAGAGCGCTACGCTCATCAACACGGCACGGGCCGAGGTGATCCACGAAGAGGATCTCCTGAGGATCATGGAGGAACGTCCCGGGTTCAAATATGCTTCGGATATCGCCCCGAAAAATGCCGACATCCTCCTTGAAAAATTCCCTGACCGCGTTTTCTTCACACCCAAAAAAATGGGGGCCCAGACCCTGGAGGCAAACACCAACGCCGGATTGGCCGCCGCCCAGCAGGTGATCGACTACCTCAAGGAAGGAAAGATTCTAAACAGGGTAAACCCCTGAAGGCCCCCATCTCATAATGCCCGACGGAATCCCTGCTCCCGGCAGGGCCTTGCCCCTTAAGGGTTGAATCAAGGCCTGTCGGGATCAGGGTCGGAGGCCTACCTCCCGATCTTTTCCTCTCAGTCTCTTCCCAACTCGAAACTGTAGATCCGTTCAAATAACATCCACCTTCCGACTCCGGGAGGAAAACTGCGTCTGCCCCCATTGCTGTCTAAAATAGGATTGTTTGCTATTCATTAACAATAAAATCAGATGGATAGCCATACATAAGGTTTCCTGTCAAATTCAGGTTCTTTTGCAGGCCACCAGAAAGCAGAGGCTGCGGATGTTCTCCTCGCTAACGTTCCCACCAGAAAGCCGGCGGGCAGGCGCTCCGCCGTCCATGGCTCCGCTCCCGCCAGACACCGGCGGACAGGCACTATAGTGGCCTGCCCCCAAAAACAAATCCGGTACAAATTGTGCATAAAAACATGATTAACCATATAAGATTATAGATGGTCGCCAGACCGTTCTCCATGAAGTTTTATCCATGAATAATACGGCCTTTCAATGGGTTATCAACGAATAAAACCTGTGGCAAGATGTCCCGGGATTCTTGAAAGGTTCTTGCCCATCGTCCGGATTTTGACCCCTGTTTTAATCCTTCTCCTGTCTTCCTTTGCCCATGCCGACAAAAAACCCCTTATTGTTGTTGGGGACCGCAGTTACGCTCCAATGGAATTCCTGGACAACGAAGGCAAGGCCCGAGGCATCATGGTTGACATCTGGCGCTTGTGGTCCCGGAAGACCGGTATTCCTGTGGATTACCGGTGCATGGACTGGTCCGACGCCATTAATGCCGTACTTACGGGCCGTGCCGACGTGGTGGCTGACATCTTTTACAGCGAAAAAAGGGCGCGGCTTTTTGATTTCTCACCTTCCTTTCTCACCATGTCGACGAGCCTTTTTTTCCACCGCAACCTTTATGGGATCAAGGGATTGGAGGATCTTACCGGGTTTCAGGTCGGTGTAGTGAAGGGAGATTACGCTCAGGAATTTATCGAGACGCGGTATCCGAATATATCGACCGTTCCCTTTTCCACCTATGAAGAGATGGTCCGCGGCGCGGGAGCGGCGTGCTGCGAAGGGAATCCAGGGGTAAATGAATCCGTCCCCATTCGAATTCTTCTTGTAACGGTTTCGGGAATTTACTTTATAAACAAATCATGCTAATCAGGATAACAGAGGTCAAGAACCCTGAGCCCACACTCCCTGGAGTACTCTCCTCTGATCCAAAAAGGACGGAGTCAAAAAACCGTGGAAAAGGACGGAAGGGACCGCATCCTTAAAGAACTACAGGCGGGATACAATCTTCCTGCCCTCTCCCCAGTGGCCTTCAAGCTGGTGGAGATGGCCTCGGACGACAGCTCTTCGGCCAAGGATCTGGCCGACTTGATCGGGAAGGATCCTTCCCTGGCCGTCCGCCTGCTCAAGATTGCAAACAGCGCCTTCTTCCAGTCCGGGGAACCCGTCTCCACTCTGGAGCAGGCCGTTGTCAAGCTGGGCTTCCAGCGGATCCGCGTGATGGGCCTGTCCCTTTCCCTTCGGGACACCTTCCCCATGGGAAAGGTCGGCGCCATGGACTACGAGCGATTCTGGCGTTCCTCCCTTTACAGGGCCATAATAGCCAAATCCCTGGCACAGCACCGGGGAAACTGCAACCCGGATGAGGCCTTCGTGGGTGCGCTCACCTTGGAGATCGGATTTCTCATCCTCTTTGACATTTTTTTTACCTCCCAGCCAGAGCCTTTCCCAGGAGACCCGGATGACCTGGAGCGAATCCTGCCGTGGGAGGAGGATCGCCTCGGCATTAACCACCGAGAGGTGGGAAAAGCAGCCTTATCGTTTTGGAAGTTTCCCGAATCCATCCTGGCCTGCCAGCGACTTTACGGGAAAGAGGCCCTGGCCGAGGAAGCGCCGCCCCTTGCCAGGGTCTGTGAATTGGGACGGGTCCTCGGCGGGCTTCTTCTTCGAAAAGGGACGGATTTTCCCTCCCTGTTTGCGGAAGCGAAACGTTGCGGTGGCCTGGACTCGGATCTCCTTAACGATATCCTCCTGGAGACCTTCACCCAGGTACAAGAGATCGCTGATCAGCTCCGTCTGGCCCTGGACGGAGAAAAAGACCTGCTGGGGCTCATGGAACGGGCCAACCAGGCCCTGAGCCGCATCTCAGACCACCTGTCGGACAAAGAGAAAACGCCCTCCAAGACCTCGCTGCCTTCCTTTGAAAGCCTTCAGGAGGAAGGGGCCCTCGTAGTCACACGCACCCTCCAGGCCGTTGCCCACGAAATACGAAATCCCCTCGTGGCCGTCGGGGGATTCGCCAAGAGGCTCGCCTCCACCCTGGATCCATCAAGCGAAGGGGGGAAATACGCCCAGTTCATACTGGAGGAAACCCGGAGACTGGAAGCAGCCCTTTCCAGGATGACCACTCCGGAAGGTTGAGAGGAGAGCGGCCAGCCCGCGTCCGGATTTCAGCCTCTTCTATCCTATCTGTTCAACCCGTTAAACAACCTAACCCGAGAGGAGATTGTCAAGATGGAAGTGTTGATCGTCAACCAGAGAGAGGTGAGGGAACTCCTTTCCATGAAAGCATGTATGAAGGAGATGTCGGAGGCCCTCAGGGCCCTGGAGCGGGGAGACGCCCACATGCCGCTCCGCTCCGTCATGTGGCTCCCTGAAATGACCGGGGCGTTAGGGATGATGCCGAGCTACATGCAGAATCTCAAGGTCATGGGTCTCAAGGTCATCAGTGTGTTTCCCGGAAACGTGGGCACTGATTACGACTCCCACCAGGGGGCCGTCATGCTTTTTGATACGGAACACGGTCAGCCCCTGGCCATAGTGGAGGCCAGTGCCATCACCGCCATACGGACTGCGGCCGTATCGGGCGTGGCCACGGATCTGCTGGCCCGCAAGGACGCCGGGGACCTGGCCATCCTGGGGGCGGGGACTCAGGCCCATGCCCACCTGGAAGCAATGCTTCTAGTGCGAGCGGTGCGCAGGGTCCGGGTCTGGAGCCTTCACCCGGAGCGTGCGGAGGAATTCGCCGAGAGGGCGTCCAAAAGGCACGGTATCATTGTCGAGCCCATGGCCACGGCATTTGATGCCGTCCAGGGAGCGGATATCATCTGCACCACGACCTCCTCCACGGATCCCGTTCTCCTGGGTGAATGGATTCGGGAAGGGACCCACATCAATGCGATCGGGGCCTGCATACCCACCAGCCGCGAGTTGGATACCGAGGCCGTGGTAAAATCCAGGCTCTTCGTGGACCGCCGGGAGTCGACCTTGAACGAGGCCGGGGACTTCCTGATCCCCAAGGGAGAAGGGGCCATCGGAGATGACCACATCCAGGGAGAGATCGGGGAAATCCTTGAGGGCAAGATTCAGGGCAGAAGGACCGACGAGGAGATCACCCTGTTCGAATCCCTTGGACTCGCCGTAGAAGACTTGGCGGCGGCCAGGCACATCTATGTCCAGGCGATGGAAAAGGGCGCGGGGACCGCCCTTGAACTGGGAGGGAGCAGGAAAGGAAATGCATGAGGAGCGGGGAGTCACCATTCCCAGAATGGGACAAGAATGGGACATTAAAAAAAGGCTCCAGTTTGACACAACCCCTGCAGCCGACCGGGAATCCCGGTTTTTTCAACCAGAATCTTGCAAGCGCCTAGTTTGCCGAATAGGAAACGAATATGATTACCCTGCTGGACTATGGGGCAGGAAACGTCCGAAGCGTGCTCAACGCCCTTGAGAGCCTGGGAGAAACGGTCAGGACCGTGAGGAGCGCCGATGATATCCTCTCGGCCGATAAGCTTATCTTTCCCGGGGTGGGAGCCTTTGGAAGAGTGATGCAGGTCCTCTATCGGAAAGGCTTCGTGGAACCTCTGAAGGCCTACCTCCATTCGAACCGCCCGTTCCTGGGGATCTGCCTTGGGCTCCAGGTCCTTTTTGAAGAGAGCGACGAAGCCCCGGGGCTCAAGGGACTCGGGATCCTGAAGGGCCGGGTGAAACGGTTCGATACGGATCTTTCTGTCCCCCACATAGGTTGGAACGGGCTCTCTGTGGCCCGTCCATCCCGGATCTTCAACGGGTTGCGGGGGGACGAAAAATTCTACTTCGTCCACTCCTACCACGTGGTTCCGGAGGACGACACGGTGGTGCTCACCCGGACCGACTACGGATATCCTTTCACAAGCGCCGTCCAGACGGGGAACCTCATCGCCACCCAGTTTCATCCGGAAAAAAGCGGATCAACCGGCCTCCGTTTGCTGAAGAACTTTCTGGATACGGGAACTCCTCCGGTGCTTCCCGGGGAGAGTCCGACCCCGACCCGGCTCGCCAAGCGTATCATTGCCTGCCTGGATGTCCGGGCAAACGACGATGGAGACCTGGTGGTCACCAAGGGGGACCAGTACGATGTGCGAGAGAAAGGTCTCGTCCGTAACCTCGGGAAACCCGTGGAGCTGGCCCGGCGATATTACGAGGAAGGAGCCGACGAGATCACCTTCCTGAACATCACGGGCTTCCGGGATTTTCCCCTCCAGGACCTGCCCATGCTCGAGGTGCTCCGGCAGACCTCCCGGAATGTCTTCGTTCCCCTGACCATCGGTGGCGGGATACGCGGTTACCGGGAAAAGACGGGCCGCCGCTATTCGGCCCTGGAGGTCGCCGCGGAGTATTTCCGATCGGGGGCGGACAAGGTCTCCATCGGGAGCGACGCCGTCCTGATCGCCGAGGAATACCTTCGGACGGGCAAAAAGACCGGGAAGAGCGCCATCGAGGAAATCTCCCGCGTGTACGGGAACCAGGCAGTGGTGGTCTCCATCGACCCTCGCAGGGTGTACGTTCATTCCCCCGGTCAAACCCCCCACCCCTGCATCCGAACATCCCTGCCGGGCCCCAAAGGGGAAAGGTATTGCTGGTACCAGTGCACCATCATGGGTGGGCGGGAAGGCCGGGACCTGGACGCGGTCACCCTTGCCAGGGCATGTGAAGACCTGGGGGCCGGCGAGATCCTCCTCAACTGCATCGACCGGGACGGGACCAACCTCGGCTTCGACCTTGAGCTGATCAATGCAGTAAAAGGAGCGGTATCCATCCCCGTAATCGCTTCCAGCGGAGCCGGCCGCCCGGAGCACTTCCTGGAGGTCTTCACCGAAACCGGGGCCGAATCGGCCCTTGCCGCAGGGATTTTTCACCGGAAGGAGGTCCCCATCGGGGAACTAAAGAGGTTCCTGCAGGGAAAGGTGGAGATTCGAACATAGCCTTCCCTAATCTTCAGGAAACAGGCTTTTCACCTCTTTGCGGAATGAATCGAGAATCTGCGAAAAGGCAGGATCGTCGAGGTCTTCCGGACGGCTTTCAAGGCTCCTAAGGATCTCCAGGTAATACCAGGCCTGCTTCTCCCTGCCCCTGTTGAAACGGTCCCAAACCGACTCCCCTACCCTCCTGCGGTCCGCGGCGATGCTTCTCAGGTTGTGAAGTTTGTCGGCGCATGAAACGATCTTGATATCCAGGGGGGCATCCTTCAGGAACCGGATGGTATGGGCCTTCCTCTCCTCCCAGGGCCTGGATTTCTCGGGTTCCGAACACCCCTCCACGATGTCTCCTACCCTGTTCCCGAAGGTCTTGCGGATTTCGTCAAGGGTCACCCTGGTATCTTCCACGGTGTCGTGTAGGATTCCCGCGGCGATCATCTCCTCGTCACATCCCGCCCGGCAGAGCAGAAGAGCCACCCCAAAGGGATGGCTGATGTAAGGAAGGTCCGTTCCCTTTCGTACCTGGTCCCGATGGGCACGGCAGGCCAGTTCAATTGCAAGTTCAATAAGGGTGAGCTTCATGGTCACTGTTCTCCATTCACAGCATGTCGGAGGCATCCAGCCATGATTTGCAAAGGTGGAAAAACACGTCGGACAAGTAGACGACACCCAGGACCTTTTCGCCTTCAAGCACCGGAAGGCGGCGCGCCCTTTTTTTGACCATGAGGTCCACCAGGGTCATGAGGGGGACTTCAGGTGTAACGGTTATGACCGGTGCGCTCATGATCTGCTCCACTTTCAGGTCATTGAACTGGGCAAGATGCTGGTCGATATCCTCCTCCCATACGTGAAAACTGTCGAAGGCATAGTTCAGGTAAGGCGGCCTGAGATGATAGAGGATGTCATGCATGGATACCATCCCCACGAGCCGATCTATTTCATCTATCACAAGGATTCCAAAAGGTTTGTAACCGCTCTCCCTCACCTTGCCCTGAAAGATCATACGAACCGCCTCCCTCACGGAGGCCTCAGGCCGAATTTTCCCGTAATCCTGAACCATGATGTCCCTGGCATGGATTTCTTTCATGGATCTCCTCCTTTCATGCCGCCCGGATATCCCGTCACTGATATTCAGCCGGATATAAATCTTATTATATCAGCATGAAAGACCGGCTGGAAGCGCAGTTTCAAATCGGCTGACGTTGGCTGCCGGAGGGCTCCTGCCCGGTCCGACATCACCGCCATAATTGACCCAGGAGACGAATGAGCTGATCAACACCCCTTAAATCTATTTTTTCCTTTGAAATCATTCATGATTCTTTCTACCTTAGTGGATGGACCCTTTACCAAATTGATAAAACCTTGGAACAGGTTTTATAAGGGTTAAGGAAAGGTCTCCCTTCGCACAAAACTTAAGCTGTCATTTCATTTCGAGGAACAAAGCATGGTTGAAATGTCTTTTCTGGGAAAAAATTTAGAAGCATTAAAGCGGTTCAATCCACACGTCAGGGAATGGCTGGATAAAAACAGCGAGAAAGCGGTTGAAGTGAGGGCGAAAATATCAAAAAACAAAAACGGGATTACCGACATCTCGGTGGGCCCCGGTTTCCTGATGGAAAATTTCTCCCTCAACTCATATCAGATCTGGCTCAGAGACCGCGACGTCAAAGTTTACATAGTCATCGGCACAAATTTAGGATACGGCCTGAATCTGATCCTGGAAAAAGCGGATCCGTCGACTAAGGTCTTGGTTTTGGAACCGAGTGCGGAAATCCTCTTTGCATGCCTTGGCCTTACGGATTACTCCCCTTTCATCAAACAAAACAGGCTCGCATTTCTGCATCCTGATATAAATTTTTTGAACAAGTTCTTAAGTCAACTGGAATTATATATTTTCCATTCCAAGATCAAAATCCTGGTTGATATTCCGAGTTCCACGATCGGACCCGAATACGAGCATTGGGGAAAAAGGATTAAAGAGATCCTTGCTGACATGAAATTAAATGTCACCACAACAAAAAAAATACAAGAAGAAGTCGTAAAAAATGAAATGGAAAATTTCAGTTCCGCATTTTCCGATGGCTCTCTTTTACCCCTGAAATGTGATTCCATGGATCTGCAAGCAATAATACTTGGAGCAGGACCATCCCTGGAACATTATATAGGTCTTTTAAAGGAATTTGAAGATTCAGCTCTTTTCCTGACATCGTTTCAAACACTCCCGGCCCTTGAAGGTTTTGGCTTTACTCCATCACTGTCAATGCTCATTGATTACTCAAAGAACCTGATAGATATTTATAAGCGCGTAGATTCTGAACGGCTCAAGAACATTCCTCTCATCTATTCAGTAAAAGCATCACCAGGGGTGGTAAGAAGGTATCCCGGCCCCAGGTTCCCGATATGGACCATAGGAGGGCTCGGCACCTACATAAAGGATCACCTCGATATAGTGATTGATTCTGGAGGAAATGTCTGCGTTGCGTTGATCAGGTTGTTCAAGTTGTTCGGCATAAAAAAATTCTTTTTGGTAGGACAGGATTTTGCCTGGGTGGACAGTAAAACCCATGTAAGCGGTCATCATGCAAATAAACTTCAATTCAGATATGATCCTAAAATTCATGCACGACTGAAAAACCGGCGAGGGGAAACGATTTATTCTACTGCTTCTCATTTATCTGCCGCACGCAAGATAGAACAGGAGATAAAAAATTCAGATATTAAAGTGTACAACCTTTACGGGGGTGGCGTGAATATTGTGGGGACCATCGAAATTACTTGGGATGAAATGAAAGATGAGCTTTCCAATAACACTCAAAAATCAAAGCTTACCTCCTTTTTAAAAGAACTCGCTCTTTGCAGAAAACCAAGACCGATTCCTGCCCTGCCCTTACAGTTCAAGGCTTGGAACAGCTCTCTGAATCATGTGCAGAAAAGGTTGGAAAAACTTTTCAAAAAACCATCAAAAAATGCATTAGAGATAAACGCCACATTCAGGGAAATATATTTATTTTTGAACCAGCACCCCTTATACCAGCCGTACATTTCAAATGACATAGCTGAAATGGCGAAAATGGCATTCATAAAAAGCAATTATTCACCTGCCGATTTTGTTTACACAAAAAAAATCATCAAGAATATCAAAAGAAAGACAAGGGAAATGGATACTGCTTTAAGTGTGGCAGCAGGGGTGAAAGGCCAAGTAACGGCAAGGAGTAAACCACTATAGGGTTCAGCAAATAGCTTGAGGGGTCAAGGGGCCAAGTGAAATGCATTGAGGCCGGCTTATTCGGTCCTTCAACAATCATTCGGCCACTTGAACCCTACTCAAAAAAACGATCCAACTGAAGTCTTCGCCTGAAAGCGGGAGATTTCCCCCCAATTCCCGGGCGGCATGCCTGCCCCAGTGGAATCTTATTATTCCACCGGGGGAAAACGCCGATCTACATTCGTCTTTTGCGAAAAGATAAATAGCCCTTGATATGTCTTTCGTTATGAGATAAATTTTATCTATGGAATCTATCATTGAACAGCTTATTGCGAATTTTCATGAACGGCCCCTTCCTCCCCTCACCCGCCGCCACGTAAGATTGCCGTGGCTGCCCGGTAAAGTTGATACGGTTGTGGGTATGCGCAGGTCGGGCAAGACATGGTTTCTCTACCAGGTCATTTCTGAACTCATAAGTAAAGGAATTCCCAAGGAATCCATCCTTTACCTGAACCTGGAGGATGAGCGGCTTCTGCCCATAAGGGCATCAGACCTCCATCTGATACCTGATATTTATTTTCGACGCTACCCCGGCCTCAAGGATCAACCATGCACGTTCCTCTTTGATGAAATCCAGAATGTCCCGGGGTGGGAAGTATTTG
This genomic window contains:
- a CDS encoding HDOD domain-containing protein encodes the protein MEKDGRDRILKELQAGYNLPALSPVAFKLVEMASDDSSSAKDLADLIGKDPSLAVRLLKIANSAFFQSGEPVSTLEQAVVKLGFQRIRVMGLSLSLRDTFPMGKVGAMDYERFWRSSLYRAIIAKSLAQHRGNCNPDEAFVGALTLEIGFLILFDIFFTSQPEPFPGDPDDLERILPWEEDRLGINHREVGKAALSFWKFPESILACQRLYGKEALAEEAPPLARVCELGRVLGGLLLRKGTDFPSLFAEAKRCGGLDSDLLNDILLETFTQVQEIADQLRLALDGEKDLLGLMERANQALSRISDHLSDKEKTPSKTSLPSFESLQEEGALVVTRTLQAVAHEIRNPLVAVGGFAKRLASTLDPSSEGGKYAQFILEETRRLEAALSRMTTPEG
- a CDS encoding ornithine cyclodeaminase family protein, yielding MEVLIVNQREVRELLSMKACMKEMSEALRALERGDAHMPLRSVMWLPEMTGALGMMPSYMQNLKVMGLKVISVFPGNVGTDYDSHQGAVMLFDTEHGQPLAIVEASAITAIRTAAVSGVATDLLARKDAGDLAILGAGTQAHAHLEAMLLVRAVRRVRVWSLHPERAEEFAERASKRHGIIVEPMATAFDAVQGADIICTTTSSTDPVLLGEWIREGTHINAIGACIPTSRELDTEAVVKSRLFVDRRESTLNEAGDFLIPKGEGAIGDDHIQGEIGEILEGKIQGRRTDEEITLFESLGLAVEDLAAARHIYVQAMEKGAGTALELGGSRKGNA
- the hisF gene encoding imidazole glycerol phosphate synthase subunit HisF; translated protein: MITLLDYGAGNVRSVLNALESLGETVRTVRSADDILSADKLIFPGVGAFGRVMQVLYRKGFVEPLKAYLHSNRPFLGICLGLQVLFEESDEAPGLKGLGILKGRVKRFDTDLSVPHIGWNGLSVARPSRIFNGLRGDEKFYFVHSYHVVPEDDTVVLTRTDYGYPFTSAVQTGNLIATQFHPEKSGSTGLRLLKNFLDTGTPPVLPGESPTPTRLAKRIIACLDVRANDDGDLVVTKGDQYDVREKGLVRNLGKPVELARRYYEEGADEITFLNITGFRDFPLQDLPMLEVLRQTSRNVFVPLTIGGGIRGYREKTGRRYSALEVAAEYFRSGADKVSIGSDAVLIAEEYLRTGKKTGKSAIEEISRVYGNQAVVVSIDPRRVYVHSPGQTPHPCIRTSLPGPKGERYCWYQCTIMGGREGRDLDAVTLARACEDLGAGEILLNCIDRDGTNLGFDLELINAVKGAVSIPVIASSGAGRPEHFLEVFTETGAESALAAGIFHRKEVPIGELKRFLQGKVEIRT
- a CDS encoding bifunctional (p)ppGpp synthetase/guanosine-3',5'-bis(diphosphate) 3'-pyrophosphohydrolase, whose translation is MKLTLIELAIELACRAHRDQVRKGTDLPYISHPFGVALLLCRAGCDEEMIAAGILHDTVEDTRVTLDEIRKTFGNRVGDIVEGCSEPEKSRPWEERKAHTIRFLKDAPLDIKIVSCADKLHNLRSIAADRRRVGESVWDRFNRGREKQAWYYLEILRSLESRPEDLDDPAFSQILDSFRKEVKSLFPED
- a CDS encoding CBS domain-containing protein, with product MKEIHARDIMVQDYGKIRPEASVREAVRMIFQGKVRESGYKPFGILVIDEIDRLVGMVSMHDILYHLRPPYLNYAFDSFHVWEEDIDQHLAQFNDLKVEQIMSAPVITVTPEVPLMTLVDLMVKKRARRLPVLEGEKVLGVVYLSDVFFHLCKSWLDASDML